From Jeotgalibaca dankookensis, one genomic window encodes:
- a CDS encoding diacylglycerol/lipid kinase family protein, giving the protein MTHALLIVNPTSGDKKAKDYAKDMEATLTEMYDQVTVKHTEKAGDATRFAKQATQDRLTAVFAMGGDGTINETVNGLAEQEYRPVFGFIPMGTVNNLGRSLGISMDPQEAIANLKDSVEKKMDIGKINDRYFIDIVGIGEVPRAVQQVDIEEKTKLGPLAYFIEGAKALGEKKMYDFNIEIDGESIQEVSMVVVMSLSNSIGGFENVLPEASAYDGRLHFMLLKGDKIIDKVSLVPKIFSGQVAEDERIIYRAFEKAHLALTDGTELKTNVDGDEGPALPIDVSVLEHHLTVLVPKSQ; this is encoded by the coding sequence ATGACACATGCACTATTAATCGTAAACCCTACTTCAGGAGATAAAAAGGCAAAAGATTATGCAAAAGATATGGAAGCTACTTTAACAGAAATGTACGATCAAGTGACCGTCAAGCATACAGAAAAAGCGGGCGATGCGACGCGTTTTGCCAAGCAAGCGACCCAAGATCGCTTAACGGCAGTGTTTGCGATGGGTGGAGATGGAACGATCAACGAAACGGTTAACGGATTAGCAGAGCAGGAATACCGGCCTGTTTTTGGTTTTATACCAATGGGTACGGTGAACAATTTAGGTCGTTCATTAGGAATTTCAATGGACCCGCAAGAAGCGATTGCGAATTTGAAAGATTCAGTAGAGAAAAAAATGGACATCGGTAAAATTAATGACCGTTATTTCATCGATATCGTTGGAATTGGGGAGGTTCCCCGAGCGGTTCAGCAGGTTGATATTGAAGAAAAGACCAAACTGGGGCCGCTCGCTTATTTCATCGAAGGGGCAAAAGCTTTGGGTGAGAAGAAAATGTATGATTTCAATATCGAAATAGACGGTGAAAGCATTCAAGAAGTATCAATGGTCGTGGTGATGTCTTTATCCAACTCGATAGGGGGATTTGAAAATGTTTTACCCGAAGCTAGTGCTTACGATGGGAGACTCCATTTTATGCTGCTAAAGGGTGATAAAATCATTGATAAAGTGAGCTTAGTACCAAAAATATTTTCAGGACAAGTAGCCGAAGATGAGCGGATTATTTACCGTGCTTTTGAAAAGGCACATCTTGCTCTTACAGACGGAACAGAGCTAAAAACGAATGTAGATGGTGATGAAGGACCCGCTTTACCGATAGATGTTTCTGTTCTGGAGCATCACCTCACTGTATTGGTACCAAAATCTCAATGA
- a CDS encoding DUF3427 domain-containing protein, which produces MYTLVNNTSQKNLLDELTESLTECRQFYFNIAFISYSGVQLLLDSFKIATEKGVKGKFITGTYLNFTDPKAVRRVKAFAGVDVRVFLATKTQGFHPKAYIFEYDSFYKIIIGSSNLTNYALKSNIEWNLQVIAKNDESNQEFLNDLKGSFHDIWEKSLVTSEDYMVEFERHYQGVRYQDTIHSSDFNARQLFTYPLMPRLTPNVMQTKAIQELALLRENGNDRAIAVAATGTGKTFMAAFDVQQVKPKKMLFLVHRETILEKSLESFAKVVAVPKNKMGLLTGNKKSYGADYLFATIQTMSREYEQYERDEFDYIVIDEAHHATSPSYQKVIDYFKPDFLLGMTATPERSDEGNVFDLFGNNLAVDVRLREALKEGLLVPFHYYGITDQSDVDLSDNTLRPDEIAEKLNISSRVDFIVEKMRFYGHDDSKRRVLGFCITKKHAAFMAAEFNKRGILSSYLTGEDTQDERQRQIRLLESETAQLEVIFTVDIFNEGIDIPSVNTVLMLRPTESPIVFTQQIGRGLRIAERKEFLTVLDFIGNYSKSFLIAIALYGSRSVSKKEITHAVRRDFRNIPGPSNIRMDKIAKEQILNQLENENFYTFKYLKEDYQTFKNALGGKVPYHLQDYLTLEGAPDPILFFSKSVSQNKSNNYIEFLKIVEKTDEKIQALVADKKFMDIYTKLLSYLPLKRPHEFAILEICLSQKTFTKAEAYRQVAKYVDGDQKNTTNHALETFNFEYADKKEQKEVKIIEKISEDGYTFHKDLSIALTNHEQKHFISDAIHYGLLRYQLAFGHQNLGYPFLKLYSEYTQREVGLMANYRNTHSAFRGSTLQNELNGNHYFLFVDLHKEEDIEDNINYKDKFISQSQFQWETPNATRIHSKRGKELTRNSEHEKVIHLFVRKYKTVNNVTQRYTYIGTADGISHQNEKPIEIQYKLHHKMPIALYQEFEPENVSF; this is translated from the coding sequence ATGTATACATTGGTCAATAATACCAGTCAGAAAAATTTATTAGATGAACTGACAGAATCTTTAACAGAGTGCCGGCAGTTCTATTTTAATATCGCTTTTATTAGCTATTCTGGCGTTCAACTATTACTGGATAGTTTTAAAATTGCTACTGAAAAAGGGGTTAAAGGAAAATTTATAACTGGGACCTATTTAAACTTTACTGATCCTAAAGCAGTTAGGAGAGTAAAGGCGTTTGCGGGAGTAGATGTCCGTGTGTTTTTGGCAACCAAAACACAAGGATTCCATCCAAAAGCTTATATATTTGAATATGATTCTTTTTATAAAATTATTATAGGATCTTCAAATTTAACCAATTATGCCTTGAAGAGTAACATCGAATGGAATTTACAAGTCATTGCAAAAAACGATGAATCAAATCAAGAGTTTCTAAACGATCTTAAAGGAAGCTTCCACGATATCTGGGAAAAGAGTCTTGTGACATCAGAAGATTACATGGTGGAGTTTGAACGTCATTATCAGGGAGTACGTTATCAAGATACCATCCATTCATCAGACTTCAACGCACGTCAGCTTTTTACCTACCCGTTGATGCCAAGGTTAACACCAAATGTGATGCAGACGAAGGCAATACAAGAATTAGCCCTATTACGTGAGAATGGCAATGACCGTGCCATAGCGGTAGCTGCAACAGGTACAGGTAAAACCTTTATGGCAGCTTTTGATGTTCAACAAGTTAAGCCAAAAAAGATGCTTTTTCTAGTTCACCGAGAAACGATTCTTGAAAAATCACTTGAATCATTTGCAAAGGTTGTTGCTGTTCCAAAGAATAAAATGGGATTATTAACTGGGAATAAGAAAAGTTACGGTGCTGACTATTTGTTTGCGACCATTCAAACCATGTCTCGTGAGTATGAACAATATGAAAGAGATGAATTTGACTATATTGTAATAGATGAAGCACATCACGCTACTAGTCCAAGTTATCAAAAAGTTATTGATTATTTTAAGCCAGACTTTCTCCTTGGTATGACCGCAACGCCAGAACGGAGTGACGAAGGGAATGTTTTTGATTTGTTCGGTAATAATTTAGCGGTTGATGTACGTTTAAGAGAAGCTTTAAAAGAAGGATTGTTGGTTCCGTTTCACTATTACGGTATAACGGATCAAAGTGATGTTGACCTGAGCGATAACACCCTAAGACCAGATGAAATTGCCGAAAAATTAAATATTTCTAGTCGAGTAGATTTTATTGTAGAAAAAATGCGTTTCTATGGGCACGATGATTCTAAAAGACGTGTATTAGGATTTTGTATCACTAAGAAGCATGCTGCATTTATGGCAGCTGAATTCAATAAACGTGGAATTTTAAGTAGCTATTTAACTGGTGAAGATACCCAAGACGAACGCCAACGCCAAATTCGTCTATTAGAAAGCGAAACTGCTCAGCTTGAAGTTATCTTTACTGTCGATATTTTTAATGAAGGAATTGATATACCGAGCGTTAATACAGTTTTGATGTTGCGGCCAACCGAATCCCCCATTGTATTTACGCAACAAATAGGACGGGGGTTAAGAATAGCTGAACGTAAAGAGTTTTTAACGGTATTAGATTTTATTGGGAACTATAGCAAGTCGTTTTTAATTGCCATTGCCTTATATGGGTCCCGTTCTGTTTCAAAGAAAGAAATTACCCATGCAGTTCGTCGAGACTTTCGAAATATCCCAGGACCGTCCAATATTCGTATGGACAAAATAGCGAAAGAACAAATTCTAAATCAATTAGAGAATGAAAATTTTTATACTTTTAAGTATTTAAAAGAAGATTACCAAACCTTTAAAAATGCCTTGGGTGGAAAGGTGCCTTATCACCTTCAGGACTATTTAACTCTTGAAGGAGCACCGGATCCAATTTTATTCTTTAGTAAATCTGTATCGCAAAATAAATCTAATAATTATATTGAATTTCTAAAGATAGTTGAAAAAACAGATGAAAAGATTCAAGCACTAGTGGCGGATAAAAAGTTCATGGACATATACACAAAACTACTCAGCTATCTTCCTCTAAAGCGTCCACATGAATTTGCAATTTTAGAAATTTGTCTTAGCCAAAAAACTTTTACAAAAGCTGAAGCTTACAGACAAGTTGCTAAATATGTGGATGGCGACCAAAAAAATACAACCAATCATGCCTTAGAAACGTTTAATTTTGAGTACGCAGATAAAAAGGAACAAAAAGAAGTAAAAATAATTGAGAAGATTTCTGAAGACGGCTATACTTTCCATAAAGACTTATCAATTGCTTTAACCAATCATGAGCAGAAACATTTTATCAGTGATGCAATTCATTACGGTTTATTACGATACCAACTTGCTTTTGGACACCAGAACCTAGGCTATCCTTTCCTCAAGCTCTATAGTGAATACACGCAAAGAGAAGTGGGGCTAATGGCTAATTATCGCAATACTCATTCAGCTTTTAGAGGAAGTACCCTACAAAATGAATTAAATGGAAATCATTATTTCTTATTTGTTGACTTGCATAAAGAAGAAGATATTGAAGACAACATTAATTATAAAGATAAATTTATATCACAGAGCCAGTTTCAATGGGAAACCCCCAATGCGACCCGTATTCATTCAAAACGTGGGAAAGAGTTAACTAGGAATAGCGAACATGAAAAAGTGATTCATCTGTTTGTTAGAAAGTACAAAACGGTTAATAATGTTACGCAGCGGTATACTTATATTGGCACCGCAGACGGTATCAGTCATCAAAACGAAAAACCTATTGAGATTCAATACAAATTGCATCATAAGATGCCGATTGCTCTGTATCAAGAATTTGAACCAGAAAATGTTTCTTTTTAG
- a CDS encoding (deoxy)nucleoside triphosphate pyrophosphohydrolase, with translation MKKEIHVVGAVIESEGKILCAQRGPGKALAYLWEFPGGKIEPGETGKEALEREIREELLCEIVVKEKITTTKYEYNFAFVHLTTFKCMLTEGVPTLTEHVAVKWVPVDKLELLEWAPADIPTINLLVNKND, from the coding sequence ATGAAAAAAGAAATTCATGTCGTAGGAGCGGTTATTGAATCAGAAGGGAAAATTCTTTGTGCGCAAAGGGGTCCTGGCAAAGCTTTAGCTTATTTGTGGGAGTTTCCTGGTGGTAAAATTGAACCAGGCGAAACTGGAAAAGAAGCCCTTGAACGTGAGATTCGAGAAGAACTTTTGTGTGAAATTGTTGTGAAAGAAAAAATAACGACTACAAAATATGAATATAATTTTGCTTTTGTTCATTTAACAACATTCAAATGTATGCTAACAGAAGGGGTGCCTACCCTCACAGAGCACGTTGCTGTCAAATGGGTTCCTGTTGATAAGCTTGAGCTCCTAGAATGGGCACCAGCGGATATTCCGACCATTAACCTTTTGGTCAATAAAAACGATTAA
- a CDS encoding DNA adenine methylase — protein sequence MKTKSIQPFLKWAGGKRQLLPSIRERIPERSTISNYYEPFLGGGAVFLDLKPNRAVVNDFNEDLINAYRVIKTDVEQLIKDLEKHENTEEYYYRMRAIDRSDTYSEWTSIEKASRLIYLNKTGYNGLYRVNSKGHFNTPYGRYKNPNIVNKENLLDLNKYFNSNNIKFLTGDFEGVLRSVESGSFVYIDPPYVPLNTTVSFTGYTNSKFGKNDQIRLKNVCDELNARNVKFLLSNSKVDFIEDLYKDYNVEIIAARRSINSVGSKRGKIDEVLISNYTL from the coding sequence ATGAAGACAAAATCCATCCAACCGTTTTTAAAGTGGGCAGGTGGTAAAAGGCAACTTTTACCTTCTATAAGAGAACGAATACCCGAAAGGTCAACAATAAGTAATTACTACGAACCATTTTTAGGAGGAGGAGCAGTTTTTTTAGATTTGAAGCCTAATAGAGCTGTCGTAAATGATTTTAACGAAGATCTAATTAATGCTTATAGAGTAATTAAAACGGATGTTGAGCAACTTATCAAAGACTTAGAAAAACATGAAAATACAGAAGAGTATTATTATAGAATGAGAGCAATTGATAGAAGTGATACGTATAGTGAATGGACTAGTATAGAAAAGGCTTCAAGATTAATTTATTTGAACAAAACAGGGTATAATGGTTTATATCGGGTAAATAGTAAAGGCCACTTTAATACACCATATGGGAGATACAAAAATCCAAATATAGTTAATAAAGAAAATTTATTAGACTTAAATAAATACTTTAATAGCAATAATATCAAATTTTTAACGGGAGACTTCGAAGGAGTTTTACGAAGTGTAGAATCAGGTTCTTTTGTGTACATAGATCCACCCTATGTACCTCTAAATACTACCGTGAGTTTCACAGGATATACCAATTCAAAATTTGGAAAAAATGATCAAATACGTTTAAAAAATGTGTGTGATGAATTGAATGCTCGGAATGTGAAGTTTCTTTTATCGAATTCAAAAGTAGACTTCATTGAAGATTTATACAAGGATTATAATGTTGAAATTATAGCAGCGAGAAGGAGTATTAATTCAGTTGGGAGTAAAAGAGGAAAGATAGATGAAGTTTTGATTAGCAATTATACTTTGTGA